A region from the Riemerella anatipestifer genome encodes:
- a CDS encoding lysoplasmalogenase, translating into MKKIGYITLLSIVFIVDLLGIYFDKIGVRIYSKPLLIPIIALIYYQLNKTESLSNNKLFLTGLFFSFLGDVFLLKDSGFLYGLASFLLAHIFYIICFYRIKPPRFSLVKLLPIAIYLVAFISMSWSHLGDMKIPVIVYASAISVMLYFSLGVKNKYIKFGALFFVISDTILAHSIFFEYNVYKGLAVMITYIIAQVCLAYGIYKIAKYQGEIQPK; encoded by the coding sequence ATGAAAAAGATAGGCTACATCACACTATTGAGTATTGTTTTTATTGTAGATTTACTAGGAATCTATTTTGATAAAATAGGGGTAAGAATATATAGTAAGCCATTACTAATTCCCATAATAGCTTTAATTTATTATCAACTTAATAAAACCGAATCGCTGAGTAATAATAAACTTTTTTTAACAGGGTTGTTTTTTAGTTTTTTAGGAGATGTTTTTTTACTAAAAGACTCTGGTTTTTTGTATGGGTTAGCTAGTTTTTTATTAGCTCATATTTTTTACATTATCTGTTTTTACAGAATAAAGCCGCCTCGATTTTCTTTAGTAAAATTGTTACCGATAGCTATTTATTTAGTTGCTTTTATTAGCATGTCTTGGAGTCATTTAGGTGATATGAAAATCCCTGTAATTGTGTATGCTTCTGCTATATCGGTAATGCTTTATTTTTCGTTAGGCGTAAAAAATAAATACATTAAATTTGGAGCTTTATTTTTTGTAATATCAGATACGATTCTTGCTCATTCTATTTTCTTTGAATATAATGTATACAAAGGTCTTGCGGTAATGATAACTTATATTATAGCTCAAGTATGTTTAGCTTATGGTATTTATAAAATTGCAAAATATCAAGGAGAAATTCAACCTAAATAA
- a CDS encoding formate--tetrahydrofolate ligase, with translation MSFPSDLEIAQGAKILPIKEIAAKVNIPEDDLELYGKYKAKLPLSLIDESKIGTSKLILVTAITPTPAGEGKTTVSIGLTEGLNKIGKKAIAVLREPSLGPVFGIKGGAAGGGYSQVIPMEDINLHFTGDFSAIEKANNLLAAAIDNNIQNASRSLNIDPRTVVWKRVMDMNDRALRQIVIGLGGSANGIPREDGFNITPASEVMAILCLAENFSDLKKRLGNIYVGSTYDKKPIYARDLNVVGAMAILLKDAIKPNLVQTLEGNPAILHGGPFASIAQGTNSVLATKMGLSLADYTVTEAGFGADLGAEKFLNIKCVSAGLKPDAVVVVATVRALRHHGGAKKEEYGTPNLDFVKKGIGNLEKHLENVMKFGLKPVVAINHFDTDSEEEIDFIKEKCKEKGIEAVVSYGFTQGGEGTKELAKVVAGLAESNSSHFKPLYAYTETIPEKIEKIAKEIYGASSVAYTSKAKTQLKKIESLGLSGLPVCMVKTPKSLSDTDSKIGRPENFEVTVREFEFAAGAGFVIPLLGTTMRMPGLPSIPAAEGMDIDDNGVITGLS, from the coding sequence ATGAGTTTTCCATCAGATTTAGAAATTGCACAAGGTGCAAAAATATTACCGATAAAAGAAATTGCAGCAAAGGTTAACATTCCAGAAGATGACTTAGAATTATATGGAAAATATAAAGCTAAGCTTCCGTTGTCGCTAATTGACGAAAGTAAAATAGGAACATCTAAACTTATTCTTGTTACAGCAATTACACCTACACCAGCAGGGGAAGGTAAAACTACCGTAAGTATAGGGCTTACCGAAGGACTTAATAAAATTGGAAAAAAAGCCATCGCTGTATTAAGAGAGCCGTCTTTAGGTCCTGTTTTTGGAATTAAAGGTGGAGCTGCGGGTGGTGGTTATTCCCAAGTGATTCCAATGGAGGACATTAACCTACATTTTACGGGTGATTTTTCTGCCATAGAAAAGGCGAATAATCTATTGGCAGCAGCTATTGATAATAATATTCAAAATGCATCTCGTTCGCTTAACATAGACCCTAGAACGGTGGTTTGGAAAAGAGTAATGGATATGAATGATAGGGCTTTAAGACAAATAGTAATTGGACTTGGAGGCTCTGCAAATGGTATTCCTAGAGAAGACGGTTTCAATATCACACCTGCCTCTGAAGTTATGGCTATTCTTTGTTTAGCTGAAAATTTTTCGGATCTCAAAAAGCGTTTAGGAAACATCTATGTAGGGAGTACTTACGATAAAAAGCCAATCTATGCTAGAGATTTAAATGTTGTAGGGGCAATGGCTATCCTTCTAAAAGACGCTATAAAACCTAATCTTGTACAAACTCTAGAAGGCAATCCTGCTATTTTACATGGCGGACCGTTTGCAAGTATAGCACAAGGTACTAATTCTGTTTTGGCAACTAAAATGGGACTATCTTTAGCTGATTACACCGTAACTGAAGCAGGATTTGGTGCAGATTTGGGAGCGGAAAAGTTTCTTAATATTAAATGTGTTTCTGCAGGGCTAAAACCAGATGCGGTGGTTGTAGTGGCTACAGTAAGGGCTTTGAGGCATCACGGAGGAGCTAAAAAGGAGGAGTATGGTACACCTAATCTAGATTTTGTAAAAAAAGGGATAGGTAATTTAGAAAAACATCTAGAAAATGTAATGAAATTTGGATTGAAGCCTGTGGTAGCTATCAATCATTTTGATACAGATAGTGAGGAGGAAATAGATTTCATTAAAGAAAAATGTAAAGAGAAAGGCATAGAAGCCGTGGTTTCCTATGGATTTACACAAGGTGGAGAAGGTACGAAAGAATTAGCTAAAGTAGTTGCTGGATTAGCGGAAAGTAATAGTAGTCATTTCAAGCCACTTTATGCTTACACAGAAACTATACCGGAAAAAATAGAAAAAATAGCTAAAGAAATCTACGGTGCATCATCTGTTGCCTATACTTCCAAAGCTAAAACTCAATTGAAAAAGATAGAATCTTTAGGACTTTCAGGACTTCCTGTTTGTATGGTAAAAACACCGAAATCTCTTAGTGATACCGATTCTAAAATTGGCAGACCCGAAAATTTTGAAGTTACAGTAAGAGAGTTTGAATTTGCCGCTGGTGCAGGATTTGTAATTCCGTTGCTTGGGACTACTATGCGTATGCCAGGGTTGCCTAGTATCCCAGCTGCCGAAGGAATGGATATAGATGATAATGGCGTAATTACAGGGCTTAGCTAA
- the rplS gene encoding 50S ribosomal protein L19, whose amino-acid sequence MDLIKYVQDKYITKKEFPEFKAGDTITVYYEIKEGQKTRTQFFKGVVIQLRGTGATKTFTIRKMSGDVGVERVFPINMPALQKITVDRRGSVRRARIYYFRDLRGKKARIKDKPYIAK is encoded by the coding sequence ATGGATTTAATTAAGTACGTACAAGACAAGTACATTACAAAAAAAGAATTCCCTGAATTCAAAGCTGGTGATACCATCACTGTTTACTACGAAATTAAAGAAGGTCAAAAAACAAGAACTCAGTTCTTTAAAGGAGTGGTTATCCAACTAAGAGGAACTGGAGCTACTAAGACTTTCACTATCAGAAAAATGAGTGGCGATGTGGGTGTAGAAAGAGTATTCCCTATCAATATGCCTGCTCTACAAAAAATCACAGTAGACAGAAGAGGTAGCGTAAGAAGAGCTAGAATCTACTACTTCCGTGACCTTAGAGGTAAAAAAGCTAGAATTAAAGATAAGCCTTATATTGCTAAATAA
- the era gene encoding GTPase Era yields MHKAGFVNIVGKPNAGKSTLLNQLMGEKLAIVTKKAQTTRHRIFGIYNEPDLQIVFSDTPGVLDPKYGLQEKMMDFVKDSLQDADVFLFIVDVTDKDAPSEFLIEKLNKIPVPVLILINKIDQTNQEELEKSMHFWHDQIPKAEILPISALEGFNTDVILPKLKSLLPENPPYYDKEQFTDKSERFFVNEAIREKILLNYEKEIPYSVEVVTEMFKEKEGIIFIDSIIYVERDSQKGILIGHKGEAIKKVGTQARLDLEKFFDKKIHLNLFVKVRKDWRKNERDLKSFGYR; encoded by the coding sequence ATGCACAAAGCTGGATTCGTAAATATCGTAGGAAAACCAAATGCTGGTAAATCAACTCTTCTTAATCAATTGATGGGTGAAAAACTAGCCATAGTAACTAAAAAAGCACAAACTACAAGACATAGAATATTCGGGATTTATAATGAGCCTGATTTGCAAATCGTTTTTTCTGACACCCCAGGAGTGTTAGACCCAAAATATGGACTTCAGGAAAAGATGATGGATTTTGTAAAAGATTCTCTACAAGATGCAGATGTCTTTCTTTTTATAGTAGATGTGACTGATAAAGATGCTCCTTCTGAATTTCTTATAGAAAAATTAAATAAAATTCCTGTTCCTGTACTTATCCTTATCAATAAGATAGACCAAACCAATCAAGAGGAATTAGAAAAATCAATGCATTTTTGGCATGATCAAATCCCTAAGGCGGAAATATTGCCTATATCTGCACTAGAAGGATTTAATACAGATGTTATTTTACCGAAACTAAAATCTTTACTTCCTGAAAATCCGCCATATTACGATAAGGAACAATTTACGGATAAATCTGAACGCTTTTTTGTAAATGAAGCCATCAGAGAAAAAATCTTGCTTAATTATGAAAAAGAAATTCCGTACTCAGTAGAGGTGGTTACAGAAATGTTTAAAGAAAAAGAAGGCATTATTTTTATAGACTCTATCATCTATGTGGAAAGAGATAGCCAAAAAGGTATTTTAATAGGACACAAAGGCGAAGCTATAAAAAAGGTAGGTACACAAGCGAGACTTGATTTGGAAAAGTTTTTTGATAAGAAAATCCATCTTAATCTTTTTGTAAAAGTTAGAAAAGATTGGCGTAAAAACGAAAGAGATTTGAAAAGTTTTGGTTATAGATAA
- a CDS encoding DUF6952 family protein, with translation MKLPIIRQFYQNNTAENLAATLEVLESYTEFRGVSEEEMNLIGEMITNICGAMEVHHSVQEGMTEKDALNSFAQKVMGSIDR, from the coding sequence ATGAAATTACCAATTATAAGACAATTCTATCAAAATAATACAGCTGAAAATTTAGCAGCAACGCTAGAGGTTTTAGAATCTTATACCGAGTTTAGAGGCGTATCCGAGGAAGAAATGAACTTAATCGGTGAAATGATAACCAATATCTGTGGAGCTATGGAAGTACATCATAGTGTACAAGAAGGTATGACTGAAAAAGACGCCCTCAATAGCTTTGCCCAAAAAGTAATGGGATCAATAGATAGATAA
- a CDS encoding thioredoxin family protein, producing MYQELTEDQLQQIVNENEKVMVQYGASWCGNCRIMKPKFKKLASENEDIPFYYVDAEKLPESRKLAKVDNLPTFAAFKNGALVNQVQTNQAESLNNLFNEIK from the coding sequence ATGTATCAAGAATTAACAGAAGACCAACTTCAACAAATAGTAAACGAGAATGAAAAAGTAATGGTGCAATACGGTGCTTCATGGTGTGGTAATTGCCGTATAATGAAACCTAAATTTAAAAAATTAGCTTCGGAAAACGAAGATATACCATTTTACTATGTAGATGCTGAAAAACTGCCTGAGAGCCGTAAGCTTGCTAAAGTGGATAACCTACCTACTTTTGCTGCTTTTAAAAATGGAGCATTGGTAAACCAAGTGCAAACCAACCAAGCAGAAAGCCTTAATAATTTGTTCAACGAAATTAAATAA
- a CDS encoding peroxiredoxin, with protein MSLVGRPFPNITVDAISEMGDNLRINVLEEATKNQQKVLLFWYPKDFTFVCPTELHAFQEALGEFEKRNTKVIGASCDTNEVHFAWLNTPKDNGGIEGVTYPILADTHRQLANALGIVEQDFDYDEEGNEILSGSNVTYRATYLIDETGKIFHEAVNDMPLGRNVKEFLRLIDAYTHVQKHGEVCPANWEEGKEAMHADRKSTAEYLAKH; from the coding sequence ATGTCATTAGTAGGAAGACCTTTCCCAAACATTACAGTAGATGCAATATCTGAAATGGGAGATAATTTAAGAATTAACGTTCTAGAAGAAGCAACAAAAAACCAACAAAAAGTATTATTATTTTGGTATCCAAAAGATTTTACTTTTGTTTGTCCAACAGAATTACACGCTTTTCAAGAGGCTCTAGGTGAGTTTGAAAAGAGAAATACTAAGGTAATTGGTGCTTCTTGTGATACTAACGAAGTACACTTTGCTTGGTTAAACACACCTAAAGATAATGGTGGTATTGAGGGCGTTACTTACCCAATCTTAGCAGATACTCACAGACAACTAGCTAATGCTTTAGGAATTGTAGAGCAAGATTTTGATTATGATGAAGAAGGAAATGAAATTCTTTCAGGTTCAAATGTAACTTACAGAGCTACTTATCTGATAGATGAAACAGGAAAAATTTTCCACGAAGCAGTAAACGATATGCCTCTAGGTAGAAATGTAAAAGAGTTTTTAAGACTTATAGATGCCTATACTCATGTACAGAAGCACGGTGAAGTTTGCCCTGCTAACTGGGAAGAAGGTAAAGAGGCTATGCATGCTGATAGAAAATCAACCGCAGAATATTTAGCAAAACACTAA
- a CDS encoding pyridoxal phosphate-dependent aminotransferase encodes MSKLSKRVERLSYSQTFVMSNKARAMKAEGIDVISMTLGEPDFDVPEKIKLAAKKAIDDNYSHYSPITGFLELRQAICNKLKRDNNLEYSPSQICVSTGAKQSISNVLAALIDDEDEVILPSPYWVSYDEMVRMMGGNSVFIETSIETDFKVTPKQIEAAITPKTKAILFSSPCNPSGSFYTYEELEAIANTLAKYPEIVIISDEIYEFLNYEGKHTSIAQFPQVFNQTVVINGVSKAYAMTGWRIGYSAAPQWLASACDKIQGQVTSGANTIAQIASITALEMQPLELQPMIDKFKERRNLAHQLISEIPGFKCNLPKGAFYLFPDVSYYFGKTLGDTTINNSDDFAMFLLEKAHVATVGGVSFGDTNCIRLSYATSDEQIIEAMKRIKETLAKYNI; translated from the coding sequence ATGAGCAAATTATCTAAACGCGTTGAGAGACTGAGCTATTCCCAAACCTTTGTAATGTCTAATAAAGCCCGTGCTATGAAAGCGGAAGGTATAGATGTTATTAGTATGACTTTGGGTGAACCCGATTTTGATGTTCCTGAAAAAATAAAATTAGCTGCTAAAAAAGCTATTGATGATAATTATAGTCATTACTCTCCTATAACAGGATTTCTTGAACTTAGACAAGCTATTTGTAATAAGTTAAAAAGAGATAATAATTTGGAGTACTCTCCAAGTCAAATTTGTGTTTCTACGGGAGCTAAACAGTCCATTTCTAATGTATTAGCAGCGCTTATAGACGACGAAGATGAAGTCATTTTGCCTTCGCCATATTGGGTAAGCTACGACGAAATGGTAAGAATGATGGGCGGAAATTCTGTTTTTATAGAGACTTCTATAGAAACTGATTTTAAGGTGACTCCTAAACAAATAGAAGCTGCCATTACTCCAAAGACTAAAGCGATTTTATTTAGTTCGCCTTGTAATCCTTCTGGAAGTTTTTATACCTATGAAGAATTGGAAGCTATCGCTAATACTTTAGCCAAATATCCAGAGATTGTGATAATTTCCGACGAAATTTATGAGTTTTTAAATTACGAAGGTAAACATACTTCTATAGCCCAGTTTCCACAAGTGTTCAATCAGACGGTAGTCATCAATGGTGTTTCTAAGGCTTATGCTATGACGGGCTGGAGAATAGGCTACTCTGCTGCTCCACAGTGGTTGGCATCTGCTTGCGATAAAATACAAGGGCAAGTAACTTCTGGGGCTAATACCATTGCACAAATTGCTTCTATTACGGCATTAGAAATGCAGCCATTAGAACTACAACCTATGATAGATAAGTTTAAAGAAAGAAGAAACCTAGCTCATCAACTTATATCCGAAATACCAGGTTTTAAATGTAATCTGCCTAAAGGGGCATTCTATCTTTTCCCTGATGTTTCTTATTATTTTGGAAAAACTTTAGGAGATACCACCATCAATAACTCTGATGATTTTGCGATGTTCCTTTTAGAGAAAGCTCATGTGGCTACTGTTGGAGGTGTATCATTTGGAGATACCAATTGTATTCGTTTATCTTACGCCACTTCCGATGAACAGATAATTGAAGCGATGAAGCGTATCAAAGAAACTTTAGCTAAATATAATATTTAA
- a CDS encoding Crp/Fnr family transcriptional regulator — protein MINFENHLSEILDLPDTCLDFCKDEYEIKNIKKNTFLLREGEVAKWAVFVENGLLRMYSIDTQGKEHIIQFAPEKWLLSDRNSLFFDEKSKFYIEAVEDSQVLLLKPSFFAQIIEKFPQTAASQEMLLQKHIRNLQNRVNSLLGATAEERYLDFIKMYPDILQRVPQWMVASYLGITPESLSRVRKNIAEKGKL, from the coding sequence ATGATAAACTTTGAAAACCATTTATCAGAAATTTTAGACTTACCAGATACTTGCCTTGATTTTTGTAAGGATGAATACGAAATAAAAAATATTAAAAAAAACACCTTTTTATTAAGAGAAGGCGAGGTGGCTAAATGGGCTGTTTTTGTAGAAAACGGACTTTTAAGAATGTATTCTATAGACACCCAAGGTAAAGAACATATTATTCAGTTTGCTCCAGAAAAATGGTTGCTTTCAGACAGAAATAGTTTATTCTTTGATGAAAAATCTAAATTCTATATAGAAGCAGTGGAAGATAGTCAAGTCTTATTACTAAAACCTTCATTTTTTGCTCAAATAATAGAAAAGTTTCCACAAACAGCAGCATCACAAGAGATGTTGTTACAAAAACACATCAGAAATTTACAAAACAGAGTTAATTCCTTATTGGGTGCAACAGCCGAAGAAAGATACTTAGATTTCATAAAAATGTATCCCGATATTTTGCAACGAGTACCACAATGGATGGTGGCTTCCTATTTAGGGATTACCCCAGAAAGTTTAAGCAGAGTTAGAAAGAATATTGCAGAAAAAGGGAAACTTTAA
- the mnmE gene encoding tRNA uridine-5-carboxymethylaminomethyl(34) synthesis GTPase MnmE: protein MNQQDTICALATANGVGAIGIIRVSGDNSINITNTIFKGKDLTKVDSHTLHYGFIVQGEEVIDEVMISIFKAPKSFTTEDSVEISFHGSPFIGKRILDLLIANGCRMAKAGEFSMRAFMNGRIDLSQAESIADLIASESEAARKVALNQLKGGISNEISILRNDLLNFTSLIELELDFAEEDVEFADRTELTQLLQKLKSKLGGLLESFQYGNAVKNGVQVAIIGKPNAGKSTLLNSLLKEERAIVSDIAGTTRDTIEEVLHIGGHAFRFIDTAGIRDTADRVESIGVEKAKEKINTADILLYLFDIKDSSPDEIINFITSLERPDLKVVLLQNKIDSSNEAEINDFWKQLKEALVPDFTQTILGISAKEGKNIEILKNELVAYIEELKTSESTIITNQRHQEALQKSLLSVQKVEDAITNRISTELLAYELRAAMEHLGEISGEFTNDEVLGNIFGKFCIGK from the coding sequence ATGAATCAGCAAGATACCATTTGTGCATTAGCTACTGCCAATGGAGTAGGAGCCATAGGCATTATTAGAGTTTCGGGAGATAACTCTATTAACATTACAAATACTATTTTCAAAGGGAAAGATTTAACTAAAGTTGACTCTCACACTCTCCATTACGGATTTATCGTCCAAGGCGAGGAAGTGATAGATGAAGTCATGATAAGTATTTTTAAAGCCCCAAAAAGCTTTACTACAGAAGATTCCGTAGAGATTTCGTTTCATGGGTCGCCTTTCATTGGTAAAAGAATTTTAGATTTATTGATAGCAAACGGTTGCAGAATGGCTAAGGCTGGAGAGTTTAGTATGAGAGCCTTTATGAATGGTAGAATAGACCTTTCTCAGGCGGAATCTATAGCAGACCTTATAGCTTCTGAAAGTGAAGCAGCAAGAAAAGTAGCTCTTAACCAACTAAAAGGTGGTATATCTAATGAAATTTCTATTTTACGGAACGATTTACTTAATTTCACTTCTCTTATAGAACTTGAGCTTGATTTTGCTGAAGAAGATGTAGAATTTGCTGACCGAACTGAATTGACTCAATTATTACAAAAACTAAAGTCTAAACTTGGTGGCTTATTAGAAAGTTTCCAATACGGAAATGCCGTTAAAAATGGAGTTCAAGTAGCTATCATTGGTAAGCCTAACGCAGGGAAATCTACTTTGCTAAACTCTTTACTAAAAGAGGAAAGAGCCATCGTTTCTGATATTGCAGGAACTACTAGAGACACCATAGAAGAAGTACTGCATATTGGTGGACACGCTTTTAGATTTATAGATACTGCAGGAATTAGAGATACCGCCGATAGAGTAGAGAGCATAGGTGTAGAAAAGGCTAAAGAAAAAATAAATACAGCAGATATTCTATTGTATTTATTTGATATAAAAGACAGTTCTCCTGACGAAATTATAAACTTTATTACCTCTTTGGAGCGTCCTGACCTTAAGGTTGTTTTACTCCAAAACAAAATAGATTCCAGTAACGAGGCAGAAATTAATGATTTTTGGAAACAGTTAAAAGAGGCTCTCGTTCCTGATTTTACCCAAACCATTTTGGGTATTTCGGCTAAGGAAGGAAAGAATATAGAAATTTTAAAAAATGAACTGGTAGCTTATATAGAAGAGTTAAAAACTTCTGAAAGCACCATTATTACCAATCAGCGTCATCAAGAAGCGTTACAAAAATCGCTTCTTTCAGTACAAAAAGTGGAAGACGCCATCACAAATAGAATTTCCACCGAACTTTTAGCCTACGAACTTCGTGCTGCTATGGAGCATCTAGGTGAAATTTCAGGGGAGTTTACCAATGACGAAGTGCTAGGTAATATCTTTGGTAAGTTTTGTATTGGAAAGTAA